In Terriglobia bacterium, the genomic window CTTCTGGCCGCTGATGACGGGAGCGCGGTTGGTGATCGCGCGTCCGGAAGGGCACAAGGATCCCACCTACCTGGTGCAACTGATTCAGGAGGAAGCAGTCACTACTCTGCATTTTGTGCCGTCGATGTTGCGGATGTTCCTGGAAGCGGAGGGGGTGACGCGGTGTGGGTCGGTGAAGCGAGTGATCTGTAGCGGGGAGGCGCTTCCCTTTGAGTTGCAGGAACGCTTCTTTGGACTACTCGATGCGGAATTGCACAACCTGTACGGTCCGACCGAGGCGGCGGTGGATGTGACCTACTGGGCCTGTGAGCGAGGCGGCGCGCGGAAGCTGGTGCCCATCGGACGCCCGGTAGCGAACACGCAGATGTATGTTCTGGACGCGGAAATGAACCCGATGCCGGTCGGCGTGCCTGGGGAACTCTACATTGGTGGAGTGCAGGTGGGCCGTGGGTACTGGGGCCGGCCCGAGCTGACGGCCGAGCGATTTATTCCTGACCCCTTCCGCCCCGGAAATCGGCTGTACCGAACCGGCGACTTGGCGCGCTGGCTACCCGATGGAGCGATCGAATACTTAGGTCGCAACGATTTCCAAGTGAAGGTGCGTGGTTTCCGGATCGAGCTCGGGGAGATCGAGGCGGCCCTTTCCGAACACGCTGCGGTGGGGCAGGCAGTGGTGGTGGCCCGCGAGGAGACGCCCGGCGACGTGCGCCTGGTGGCGTATCTGGTGGCCCGCCCGCAGGCCACTGTGGAGACGGAAAAGCTGCGCGCGTATCTGCGGAATCGGCTTCCCGAGTACATGGTGCCCTCGGCGTTCGTAGTTCTTCCCGCACTGCCGCTGAATCCCAGCGGCAAGGTTGACCGCAAGGCGCTGCCTGCTCCCGAGCGGGGCAGCGAGGCGGCTGTCGCCTACGAGGCGCCGCGCACTGAGATTGAATCTACGATTGCGGCTGTCTGGAAAGAGGTGCTGCGCGTCGAGAAGGTCGGCATTCGCGACAACTTTTTCGACCTCGGTGGAAATTCGCTGCTGCTGATTAAGGTCCAAGCGCGGCTGGGACAATGCTTGAACCGCAAGCTTGCGGCCGTGGAACTGTTCCAATACCCGAGCATCGAGGCC contains:
- a CDS encoding AMP-binding protein is translated as FWPLMTGARLVIARPEGHKDPTYLVQLIQEEAVTTLHFVPSMLRMFLEAEGVTRCGSVKRVICSGEALPFELQERFFGLLDAELHNLYGPTEAAVDVTYWACERGGARKLVPIGRPVANTQMYVLDAEMNPMPVGVPGELYIGGVQVGRGYWGRPELTAERFIPDPFRPGNRLYRTGDLARWLPDGAIEYLGRNDFQVKVRGFRIELGEIEAALSEHAAVGQAVVVAREETPGDVRLVAYLVARPQATVETEKLRAYLRNRLPEYMVPSAFVVLPALPLNPSGKVDRKALPAPERGSEAAVAYEAPRTEIESTIAAVWKEVLRVEKVGIRDNFFDLGGNSLLLIKVQARLGQCLNRKLAAVELFQYPSIEALSHHLASQEDMSPERERIQKQADRQKQAISRLRDQQDRRKHGHE